One Coffea arabica cultivar ET-39 chromosome 5c, Coffea Arabica ET-39 HiFi, whole genome shotgun sequence DNA window includes the following coding sequences:
- the LOC140007362 gene encoding uncharacterized protein: MNPTRSKSRKALTIGAEQSNAAQQEDISEGQGSPRTQPANEEAISQLGKYLKRQGKQKAESSKRKSDGSPEESSEEESDGRRLSRSASKRAFSKATSNVASVTKAFSRGLLGRRPEEEPRPLGIPGVDCMSAPPFTDDINEERLPPNFKLPAVPPYDGRGDPEDHIHAFISAFRLHCIPDPIICRAFPVFLRGTARKWFWALEPKSISTLGELVEKFLHRFVSSRPTTRTSTYLLTVQQNPGESLRSYVQRFHEESVQIPDPNEQITIAAFTHGIVAGVFNTGIHKKYPRTLHELLLKVEKGIQVEDLNRMKKEVQANRPKVDPRKGKDAGRTEAGTGSGFQSPGRDRRSVFDRISKGKSPIPEFELTPLNATRSQVLSTAMISKGRSRTSSSKGTSSSSSAEVEVTTVMRIDVTSEMTHAETRGECQEAVVDPEDPRETKRPPGDGSSEQGLGYGPNIAGVINTIAGGPTGGDSQNSRKRTYRQVNPDQAESSSRLSEVISYGPTDPVPAASSSHEALVIEVLTNNYIVKKVYIDPGSLVDVMYLRTFESLQLAREHLTPVRTPLVGFGGHIVHPERMVTLTVTVGRHPRCRTIPVNFVVVKADSPYNLLLGRPTLNALRAVYSTYHLNFKFFTPAGIAEVSSDVCAARECYLAILQAASTSTSDVRTEKRSNILSIDCLDPQPTEKIPRLETGNEVEEISLDPTKPDRTVRVGTRLPGPIKGGMLTLLIEYRDVFAWAAEEVQGPHHLMLHELNVDPQARPVKQKRRHLGPGRSRAVGEEVDKLLPAQIIREVQYPTWLSNPVMVKKDTRAWRMCVDFTDLNKACPKDCYPLPKIDTLVDSAMGYEVLCFLDAFKGYHQIGMSEEDQEKTAFYTDRGIYCYTTMPFGLKNAGATYLTKRSSPRSDGMSKPMWTISFSKARRPQLSWPT, from the exons ATGAATCCTACGCGTTCTAAGAGCAGGAAAGCTCTCACTATTGGGGCAGAGCAGAGCAATGCAGCTCAGCAGGAAGACATTTCTGAAGGGCAAGGGTCCCCAAGGACCCAGCCCGCGAACGAAGAAGCCATATCCC AGTTGGGGAAGTACCTTAAGAGGCAAGGCAAGCAGAAAGCCGAATCCTCCAAGAGAAAGTCAGATGGATCTCCTGAGGAATCCTCTGAGGAAGAATCTGATGGGAGGCGCCTAAGCCGGAGTGCTTCTAAACGGGCGTTCTCTAAGGCCACTTCTAATGTGGCTTCCGTGACCAAGGCGTTTTCCCGAGGGCTCTTGGGGCGGCGACCTGAGGAAGAACCTCGGCCCTTGGGAATACCCGGGGTGGACTGCATGAGTGCTCCACCGTTTACGGATGATATCAACGAGGAAAGGCTTCCTCCCAATTTTAAGCTCCCCGCAGTACCACCTTACGATGGCCGAGGTGATCCTGAGGATCACATCCATGCCTTCATATCGGCCTTCCGCCTACATTGCATCCCTGACCCTATCATATGCCGGGCCTTTCCAGTATTCCTCCGGGGGACAGCTCGAAAATGGTTCTGGGCCTTAGAACCTAAGAGCATCTCGACCCTGGGTGAATTAGTGGAGAAATTTCTCCACCGGTTTGTCTCCTCCCGACCTACGACCAGGACCTCGACTTACCTACTAACCGTGCAGCAGAACCCGGGGGAGTCACTTCGATCGTATGTCCAGAGGTTCCATGAAGAAAGCGTTCAGATACCTGACCCAAACGAGCAGATAACCATCGCCGCCTTCACCCATGGAATCGTTGCCGGGGTGTTCAATACGGGGATCCACAAGAAGTATCCCCGCACACTGCATGAGTTGTTGTTGAAGGTCGAGAAGGGTATACAGGTCGAAGACCTCAACCGCATGAAGAAAGAGGTCCAAGCCAACCGCCCAAAGGTCGACCCCCGAAAGGGAAAAGATGCCGGCCGAACTGAGGCGGGGACAGGGAGTGGCTTCCAAAGTCCTGGCCGAGATCGCCGAAGCGTATTTGACAGGATATCCAAGGGGAAGTCACCCATTCCCGAGTTCGAGTTGACTCCTTTGAACGCTACCCGATCTCAAGTGTTGTCC ACTGCTATGATCTCAAAAGGGAGATCGAGAACCTCATCAAGCAAGGGCACCTCAAGCAGTTCATCCGCCGAAGTGGAGGTCACAACCGTGATGAGAATCGACGTGACAAGCGAGATGACCCACGCCGAGACGAGAGGCGAATGTCAAGAAGCAGTTGTAGACCCCGAGGATCCTAGGGAGACAAAAAGGCCTCCCGGAGACGGATCTTCAGAACAGGGGTTAGGTTATGGGCCCAATATTGCCGGAGTCATCAACACTATTGCCGGAGGTCCGACGGGAGGAGATAGTCAGAACTCCCGGAAGAGGACCTATAGGCAAGTTAATCCGGATCAGGCTGAGTCGAGCTCTCGCCTATCCGAGGTCATTTCTTATGGCCCCACTGATCCTGTTCCAGCCGCCTCGAGTAGCCATGAGGCCTTGGTGATTGAAGTGCTCACTAACAATTACATTGTGAAGAAGGTCTACATTGACCCAGGGAGCTTAGTGGACGTCATGTACCTCCGCACATTTGAGAGCCTCCAGTTGGCTAGGGAGCATCTGACCCCGGTAAGGACCCCTCTCGTAGGGTTCGGGGGACACATCGTGCATCCCGAAAGGATGGTGACTCTGACAGTCACTGTGGGGCGTCACCCTCGCTGTCGAACTATCCCAGTTAATTTCGTGGTGGTCAAGGCCGACTCCCCATACAACCTACTCTTGGGGCGGCCTACGCTCAATGCATTGCGGGCCGTGTACTCCACATACCACCTCAACTTCAAATTTTTCACCCCCGCGGGAATAGCCGAGGTCAGCAGTGATGTCTGCGCAGCTCGGGAGTGCTACCTTGCCATCTTACAAGCAGCTTCCACATCGACTTCCGATGTGAGGACCGAGAAGAGATCAAACATCCTCTCAATAGATTGTCTTGATCCTCAGCCAACTGAGAAGATTCCGAGGCTAGAGACTGGGAATGAAGTCGAGGAGATTTCTCTAGACCCCACGAAGCCAGACCGGACAGTCCGTGTCGGCACCCGACTGCCCGGCCCGATTAAAGGAGGCATGCTTACCCTCCTCATAGAATACCGGGACGTTTTCGCTTGGGCCGCGGAGGAGGTCCAAGGCCCGCACCACCTCATGCTACACGAACTGAACGTTGACCCCCAAGCACGCCCGGTCAAGCAAAAAAGGAGGCACCTCGGCCCCGGGCGTAGCCGAGCTGTTGGAGAAGAAGTGGACAAGCTTCTGCCTGCCCAGATAATCCGGGAAGTCCAGTATCCGACCTGGTTGTCCAACCCGGTCATGGTAAAAAAGGACACCAGAGCTTGGAGAATGTGCGTCGACTTTACCGACCTCAACAAAGCCTGTCCCAAAGATTGCTACCCCTTGCCTAAGATCGACACCCTGGTGGACTCAGCAATGGGCTATGAGGTCCTTTGTTTTCTCGACGCGTTCAAGGGGTACCATCAGATCGGAATGAGTGAAGAGGACCAAGAGAAAACGGCCTTTTACACAGACCGAGGTATTTATTGCTATACCACCATGCCGTTCGGACTGAAAAATGCCGGAGCCACGTATTTGACCAAGCGTTCAAGTCCCAGATCGGACGGAATGTCGAAGCCTATGTGGACGATATCCTTCTCAAAAGCCAGAAGACCTCAACTTTCCTGGCCGACCTGA
- the LOC113689488 gene encoding uncharacterized protein, with the protein MRQNHLGQTPEIPGRRDRRNSNLYCAYHRDVGHETEHCNDLKREIENLIRQGYLKQFVRKDGTINRSASHRESRGPRREDRRDTKLHCRGPEEPKGDQRSPRDRSPGCGPNIAGVINTIAGGPTGGDSQNSRKRTYRQAGMEAAEPSSRLSEVITYGPRDPVPAAFSNHKALVIEVLTNNYIVKKVYMDPGSSVDVLYYRTFESLKLTREQLTPVRTQLVGFGGHVVHPEGMVTLMVTIGRHPRCRTVPVSFCGG; encoded by the coding sequence ATGAGGCAAAATCACCTCGGCCAAACTCCTGAGATCCCGGGGAGGAGGGATAGGAGGAACTCCAACCTCTATTGTGCCTACCACCGAGATGTTGGGCACGAGACCGAACATTGCAACGATCTGAAGCGAGAGATTGAGAACCTGATCCGCCAGGGATATTTGAAGCAGTTTGTCCGCAAGGATGGAACCATCAACCGAAGCGCCTCCCACCGGGAGAGCCGCGGTCCTCGCCGAGAGGACAGACGGGATACGAAACTTCATTGCCGAGGTCCTGAGGAACCTAAGGGGGATCAGAGGTCTCCACGGGACAGATCACCAGGCTGCGGCCCAAACATCGCCGGGGTGATCAATACCATCGCCGGTGGCCCGACGGGAGGAGATAGTCAGAACTCCAGAAAACGGACATACCGCCAGGCCGGCATGGAAGCGGCCGAGCCGAGCTCCCGGTTGTCCGAAGTGATCACCTACGGTCCCCGTGACCCTGTTCCCGCCGCCTTCAGCAATCACAAGGCCCTCGTGATTGAGGTACTCACCAACAATTACATAGTCAAAAAGGTCTATATGGACCCCGGAAGCTCGGTAGACGTCCTGTACTACCGAACCTTCGAGAGCTTGAAACTTACCCGGGAGCAACTCACTCCGGTCAGAACTCAACTTGTCGGTTTCGGGGGACACGTCGTCCACCCGGAGGGCATGGTGACCCTGATGGTAACTATCGGGCGTCATCCACGCTGCCGAACTGTGCCTGTCAGTTTTTGCGGTGGTTAA